Proteins encoded by one window of Pseudomonas tructae:
- a CDS encoding phage tail-collar fiber domain-containing protein translates to MVDQNSQFYAILTNVGAAKQANADALGIPWKITQMGVGDANGTDPTPNATQTALLGEWRRAPLNQLKVDEKNSAIIVAEQVIPADAGGRWIREIGLYDADGDLVAVANCAPTYKPLLSQGSGRTQVVRMSLVVSSSSSVQLKIDPSVVLASREWVTEELSRQDFKHSVLAATTASVELSGLQTVDGVALQVGNRVLVKDQAAAKDNGLYLVAAGGWTRCSDADSSAKVTPGLLVLVEKGNSNGDSAWQLVSDALITLGVTGLAFEMAFGRTGVTAGIYRCVTVDKYGRVVAATNPTTVAGYGLTDVYTKIQVDKALAEKAPLLSPALAGIPTAPTAALGSDSLQLANTAFVNAAVSKLIAGSPGALDTLKELADALGNDPNFATTVLNSLNSKADKANNLVGYGILDDVQIRGRNLTGAFTVECIDATVNGQTTGILIRTKIPASEGTMPTLTIKGALNGYTSPFEAQLCWYYYQNAIYMPQVIVSGASVDIDNLFKVHLSHSNGLVNIRLDFGSNAYIPRLTVTALKERSYGGGLAIYQDWTSEPYSTVISGEVQARRVAVLTTANVSNAALDFARTGALSSNAVTGLGDALADKAPLAHSHGISQVNGLLDALQAVSGLNQGAIDQDPDKATSQVILTNHPNVPIPGFYWHITTTFFRHIAPHSNRSQIAVQYDGGSAIFVRSVYTDLGGWTKWERLDNQVAPGTIVYFPSYSAPPGYLKANGAQVNRVTYAKLFTAIGTFGGAGDGSTTFHLPDLRGEFIRCYDDARGVDINRALGSVQFGQNATHAHTGYAALSGEHYHAISGLTSSGGSHSHNISMGGNDVAGYRPPITAPGANGEWTAGAISAAGDHTHTLTGTAANAGGHTHQLVINTDGGSEARPRNMALLACIKY, encoded by the coding sequence ATGGTTGACCAGAACTCCCAGTTTTACGCCATCCTCACCAACGTGGGGGCAGCAAAGCAGGCCAACGCCGATGCCTTGGGCATCCCTTGGAAAATTACACAAATGGGCGTAGGGGATGCCAACGGCACCGACCCTACACCTAATGCCACTCAAACCGCCCTGCTCGGCGAATGGCGTCGCGCGCCGCTGAATCAGCTGAAAGTGGATGAAAAGAACAGCGCCATTATCGTTGCCGAACAGGTGATTCCGGCTGACGCGGGGGGGCGCTGGATTCGTGAAATCGGCCTCTACGATGCGGACGGTGACCTGGTTGCGGTGGCCAACTGTGCGCCAACCTACAAACCGTTGCTGAGCCAAGGTTCGGGTCGTACGCAAGTAGTACGTATGAGTCTGGTGGTCAGCAGTTCCAGCAGTGTGCAGCTGAAAATTGACCCTAGCGTAGTGTTGGCCAGCCGTGAATGGGTGACAGAGGAGCTGTCCCGCCAGGACTTCAAACACTCGGTACTGGCCGCGACCACGGCCTCTGTCGAACTGAGCGGCCTGCAGACGGTCGACGGGGTGGCGCTGCAGGTGGGTAACCGTGTGCTGGTCAAGGACCAAGCCGCTGCAAAGGATAATGGCTTGTACCTGGTTGCTGCCGGGGGGTGGACTCGATGCTCTGATGCGGATAGCAGTGCCAAGGTAACACCAGGCCTGCTGGTGTTGGTGGAGAAGGGCAACTCCAATGGCGATAGCGCTTGGCAACTGGTGAGCGATGCCCTGATTACCCTCGGTGTGACCGGACTGGCCTTCGAAATGGCCTTTGGTCGCACCGGTGTGACAGCTGGCATTTATCGTTGCGTTACAGTGGACAAGTATGGCCGCGTGGTTGCTGCAACCAACCCGACCACAGTGGCAGGCTACGGCCTCACTGATGTGTACACCAAGATTCAGGTGGACAAGGCTCTGGCGGAAAAAGCGCCATTGCTGAGTCCTGCGTTGGCGGGGATTCCAACGGCGCCGACGGCGGCCCTAGGCAGTGATTCACTTCAGCTTGCCAACACGGCCTTCGTGAATGCCGCGGTCAGCAAGCTGATAGCGGGGTCACCCGGTGCGTTGGACACGCTCAAGGAGCTGGCAGATGCGCTGGGTAACGACCCGAATTTTGCTACGACCGTCCTTAATAGCCTGAACAGCAAGGCGGACAAGGCGAACAATCTTGTGGGCTATGGGATCTTGGATGACGTTCAGATTCGCGGCCGGAATCTGACTGGTGCTTTCACTGTGGAATGCATCGATGCGACCGTCAACGGGCAAACCACCGGCATTTTGATTCGGACCAAAATTCCCGCATCGGAAGGCACCATGCCTACGTTGACGATCAAGGGGGCGCTTAACGGCTATACCAGCCCGTTCGAAGCCCAGCTTTGCTGGTACTACTACCAGAATGCGATATACATGCCGCAGGTGATTGTCAGCGGCGCAAGTGTTGATATTGACAACTTGTTCAAGGTTCACCTCAGTCACAGCAATGGATTGGTTAACATTCGCCTGGACTTCGGGTCCAATGCGTACATTCCACGGCTCACTGTTACAGCACTCAAGGAGCGCAGTTATGGTGGTGGCTTGGCGATCTATCAAGATTGGACGAGTGAGCCCTACAGTACTGTCATCTCCGGTGAGGTCCAGGCACGGCGGGTCGCTGTACTAACCACTGCCAATGTCTCGAACGCCGCCTTGGATTTTGCAAGAACAGGTGCGCTTTCGAGCAATGCGGTAACCGGGTTGGGGGACGCGCTGGCCGACAAAGCACCGCTCGCTCATAGCCACGGCATTTCCCAGGTCAATGGTTTGCTTGATGCGCTGCAGGCCGTGTCAGGTTTGAATCAAGGAGCAATCGATCAGGACCCTGATAAGGCGACAAGTCAGGTGATTCTCACCAATCACCCCAATGTGCCAATACCGGGTTTTTACTGGCACATCACAACCACCTTTTTCAGACACATTGCCCCCCATTCGAACCGTTCCCAGATAGCGGTTCAGTATGACGGTGGTAGCGCGATTTTTGTCCGCAGTGTGTACACCGACCTTGGTGGATGGACGAAGTGGGAGCGCCTGGATAATCAGGTGGCGCCAGGCACCATTGTCTATTTCCCTTCGTATTCCGCGCCTCCTGGCTACCTCAAGGCCAACGGTGCACAAGTGAACCGAGTGACTTACGCCAAGCTATTCACCGCCATCGGAACGTTCGGCGGAGCAGGTGATGGCAGCACTACTTTTCACTTGCCAGACCTGCGAGGCGAGTTCATCCGGTGTTACGACGATGCCCGGGGTGTGGATATCAACCGCGCGCTCGGTTCTGTTCAGTTCGGGCAGAACGCTACTCACGCGCACACCGGGTATGCCGCATTGAGCGGAGAGCACTACCACGCGATAAGCGGCTTGACCAGCAGCGGGGGCTCGCATAGCCACAACATTTCTATGGGTGGCAACGATGTAGCGGGTTATCGGCCGCCTATCACCGCACCGGGCGCGAACGGCGAATGGACGGCCGGGGCAATTTCGGCCGCAGGTGACCACACCCATACCCTAACGGGTACGGCCGCTAATGCCGGTGGTCACACCCACCAGTTGGTCATCAACACCGACGGCGGCAGTGAGGCCCGGCCCCGCAATATGGCATTGCTCGCCTGCATCAAATACTGA
- a CDS encoding tail fiber assembly protein, whose amino-acid sequence MTAPTIYHAHPISGEYLSKGIADPDPLDPDNWLIPGFAYLDAPPKVPQWHVAKRSADKTTWEPIEDNRGTVYNTGTGFPEEYTRLGGLPAGLSRVPRPSVYHRWSGTDWVLDEPAQRSGMRLEVMAQRDDRLYVASLRVAPLQDAVDLGRATAAEQVLLVAWKDYRVDLARIEQQEGFPLAVEWPPSPEDGKAANSIT is encoded by the coding sequence ATGACTGCACCAACGATTTATCACGCCCACCCTATCTCGGGTGAGTACCTGAGCAAGGGGATTGCTGATCCTGACCCGCTGGACCCTGACAACTGGCTAATTCCGGGCTTCGCTTATCTGGATGCCCCCCCGAAAGTCCCCCAGTGGCATGTGGCCAAGCGTTCGGCGGACAAAACCACCTGGGAGCCAATCGAAGACAACCGCGGAACCGTTTACAACACCGGGACGGGCTTTCCTGAGGAATACACCCGGTTGGGGGGGCTACCTGCGGGCTTGTCACGGGTTCCGCGTCCGAGTGTTTACCACCGCTGGAGCGGCACTGACTGGGTTCTGGATGAGCCCGCTCAGCGCTCTGGCATGCGCCTGGAGGTAATGGCCCAGCGCGATGACCGGCTTTATGTCGCCTCGTTGCGCGTCGCTCCACTTCAGGACGCCGTTGATCTGGGGCGTGCGACAGCAGCCGAGCAGGTGCTGCTGGTGGCCTGGAAAGACTACCGAGTAGATCTGGCCCGCATTGAGCAGCAAGAAGGCTTCCCCCTTGCGGTGGAGTGGCCGCCAAGTCCCGAAGACGGCAAGGCCGCCAATTCAATCACCTGA
- a CDS encoding phage tail sheath subtilisin-like domain-containing protein: MSGFFHGVTVTNVDTGARTIALPSSSIIGLVDTFTPGPTASAKANDLVLITSEREAVAAFGADAAITRACQAIYSRAKAVIVACGVAKLDEEAAQTSAIIGGVLADGKRTGLQALLDGKSRFNAQPRLLVTPKHSSTLAVGTALVALADKLRGLAIIDGPNTTDEAAIAYADNFGAKRAYLVDPGVQYWDTGKSATLDAPASAWVAGLFAWTDSEYGFWASPSNKEFVGITGTSRSIEYLDGDATCRANLLNNANITTVIRDDGYRLWGNRTLSSDPKWAFVTRVRTMDIVMDAILYGHKWAVDRSITATYVKDVTEGLQAFMRDLKAQGAIINFEVFADPELNTASQLEQGKVYWNIRFTDVPPAENPNFRVEVTNQWLTEVLDQAA; the protein is encoded by the coding sequence ATGAGTGGATTTTTCCACGGCGTTACCGTAACCAACGTCGACACCGGCGCACGCACCATCGCGTTGCCTTCTTCCTCGATTATCGGGCTGGTCGATACCTTCACCCCCGGGCCGACCGCCAGTGCCAAGGCCAACGACCTGGTGCTGATCACCAGCGAGCGTGAAGCGGTTGCCGCGTTCGGCGCCGATGCGGCGATCACCCGGGCCTGCCAGGCCATCTACAGCCGTGCCAAGGCGGTCATCGTTGCCTGCGGCGTGGCCAAGCTCGACGAAGAGGCGGCGCAGACTTCGGCGATCATCGGCGGTGTGCTGGCCGACGGCAAACGCACCGGCCTGCAGGCGCTGCTCGACGGCAAAAGCCGTTTTAACGCCCAGCCACGCCTGCTGGTGACGCCCAAGCACAGTTCCACCCTGGCTGTCGGTACCGCCCTGGTGGCCCTGGCTGACAAGCTGCGTGGCCTGGCCATCATCGATGGCCCGAACACCACCGACGAGGCGGCCATCGCCTACGCCGACAACTTTGGCGCCAAGCGTGCCTACCTGGTCGACCCGGGTGTGCAGTACTGGGACACCGGCAAGAGCGCAACCCTGGATGCCCCTGCATCGGCCTGGGTGGCTGGCCTGTTCGCCTGGACCGACAGCGAGTACGGCTTCTGGGCTTCGCCGTCGAACAAGGAGTTTGTCGGCATCACCGGCACCAGCCGCTCGATCGAGTACCTCGATGGCGATGCCACTTGCCGGGCCAACCTGCTCAACAACGCCAACATCACCACCGTGATTCGCGATGACGGCTATCGCCTGTGGGGCAACCGTACTCTGAGCAGCGACCCGAAGTGGGCCTTCGTCACCCGCGTGCGGACCATGGACATCGTCATGGACGCAATCCTCTACGGCCACAAGTGGGCGGTGGACCGCTCGATCACCGCGACTTACGTCAAGGATGTCACCGAAGGCCTGCAGGCGTTCATGCGTGATCTGAAGGCCCAGGGCGCAATCATCAATTTCGAAGTGTTCGCCGACCCCGAGCTGAACACCGCCAGCCAGCTGGAGCAGGGCAAGGTCTACTGGAACATTCGTTTCACCGACGTGCCGCCAGCCGAGAACCCGAATTTCCGTGTCGAGGTCACCAACCAGTGGTTGACCGAAGTCCTCGACCAAGCCGCTTAA
- a CDS encoding phage major tail tube protein, with amino-acid sequence MAMIPETLANLNLFVDGVSFQGDVPSLTLPKLTLKMEEHRAGGMDMAIEIDQGMEKQEAGFVTTGVRRESLKFFGLADGSAFNGTFRGAFKGLKGKITPVIVTLRGALKEVDMGDWKPGDKAEIKHNVAVTYYKLEVDGRLVYEIDPLGMKRVINGVDQLAAQRSALGL; translated from the coding sequence ATGGCAATGATTCCCGAAACCCTGGCCAACCTGAACCTGTTCGTCGATGGCGTCAGTTTTCAAGGTGACGTCCCCAGCCTGACCCTGCCCAAGCTCACCCTGAAGATGGAGGAGCACCGTGCCGGCGGCATGGACATGGCGATCGAAATCGATCAAGGCATGGAGAAGCAGGAAGCCGGCTTCGTCACCACTGGCGTGCGCCGCGAGTCGCTGAAGTTCTTCGGCCTGGCCGACGGCTCGGCGTTCAACGGCACCTTCCGCGGTGCCTTCAAAGGCCTCAAAGGCAAAATCACCCCGGTCATCGTCACCCTGCGCGGGGCGCTCAAAGAGGTCGACATGGGCGACTGGAAACCGGGCGACAAGGCCGAGATCAAGCACAACGTGGCCGTGACCTACTACAAGCTCGAAGTCGACGGCCGCCTGGTCTACGAAATCGACCCGCTGGGCATGAAACGCGTCATCAACGGCGTCGACCAGCTCGCCGCCCAACGTTCGGCCCTGGGCCTGTAA
- a CDS encoding phage tail assembly protein: MQQANKTPSWLAVSAERVVVTLSKPCQANGVQVDSLALRAPTVRDIRTAQSVASGDDEQRELNLFASLAEVGIKDLEELPLKDYGRLQAGYFRLVQDDEL; encoded by the coding sequence ATGCAACAAGCAAACAAGACACCGAGCTGGCTGGCGGTGAGCGCCGAGCGCGTCGTTGTGACCTTGAGCAAACCCTGCCAGGCCAATGGCGTTCAAGTCGACAGTCTGGCACTGCGGGCGCCGACCGTGCGTGACATCCGTACCGCACAATCGGTGGCCAGTGGCGATGACGAGCAGCGTGAGCTGAACCTCTTCGCCTCCCTGGCCGAAGTCGGGATCAAGGATCTCGAGGAACTGCCGCTCAAGGATTACGGCCGCTTGCAGGCGGGCTATTTTCGTCTGGTGCAAGACGACGAGCTTTGA
- a CDS encoding phage tail protein: MTYMDQLQSGLGALVAAGEAGRRSADEMLAPVKDAAAEFIGAAAELEALPFVGPAIGAKLQRSLRAINKAQSSVDQALAKYDRAVAVVAQVRDGVATVKAQVGRVSAAINRLAGKISPSLANILPTSSFAPEATPAAEAVKPFPHLLILQPLKAQSPAYYFNLDTAAFDELRRQTSFRWAGQERLTRSTAQQAVGLGDEKISIKGAIFPGFKGGLGQLQALRSIGRQLQPLTLTSGYGEVLGTWCLTGVDEDQSNLLAGGIPRKQGFSLEFVSYGDDLQNR; this comes from the coding sequence ATGACCTACATGGATCAGTTGCAATCAGGGCTTGGTGCCCTGGTGGCGGCGGGCGAGGCGGGGCGGCGCAGTGCTGATGAAATGCTGGCGCCGGTCAAGGATGCCGCCGCCGAGTTCATCGGTGCCGCCGCCGAACTTGAGGCGTTGCCCTTTGTCGGGCCTGCCATCGGTGCCAAGCTGCAGCGCAGCTTGCGGGCGATCAACAAGGCCCAGTCCAGCGTCGATCAAGCGCTGGCGAAATATGATCGGGCCGTGGCGGTGGTGGCGCAGGTACGTGATGGCGTCGCCACGGTGAAGGCCCAGGTTGGCCGGGTCAGTGCCGCGATCAATCGGTTGGCGGGCAAGATCAGTCCGTCCCTGGCCAATATCCTGCCGACCAGCAGCTTCGCCCCCGAAGCGACGCCGGCGGCAGAAGCGGTCAAGCCGTTTCCGCATTTGCTGATTCTGCAACCGCTCAAAGCCCAGTCACCGGCCTATTACTTCAACCTCGACACGGCAGCGTTCGATGAGCTGCGTCGGCAGACCAGCTTTCGCTGGGCAGGCCAGGAGCGTCTGACCCGCAGCACGGCGCAACAGGCCGTGGGCCTGGGTGATGAGAAGATCAGCATCAAGGGCGCGATTTTCCCCGGTTTCAAGGGCGGGCTTGGCCAGTTGCAGGCGTTGCGCAGCATCGGTCGGCAACTGCAACCATTGACCCTGACCAGTGGTTACGGCGAGGTGTTGGGCACCTGGTGCCTGACCGGCGTTGATGAAGACCAGAGCAATCTGCTGGCCGGGGGCATTCCGCGAAAACAAGGTTTCTCACTGGAGTTTGTGAGCTATGGCGACGACCTGCAGAACCGCTGA
- a CDS encoding tail protein X yields the protein MATTCRTAEGDVLDTLCQHYYGHLSGTVEAVLAANQGLAEQPQPFHAGVLILLPELPAASDATVQLWD from the coding sequence ATGGCGACGACCTGCAGAACCGCTGAGGGTGACGTGCTCGACACCTTGTGTCAGCACTACTACGGCCACCTGAGCGGCACCGTCGAGGCCGTGTTGGCAGCTAATCAAGGCCTGGCCGAGCAACCGCAACCGTTTCACGCCGGGGTATTGATCCTGCTGCCGGAGCTGCCGGCAGCGAGCGATGCCACGGTGCAGCTGTGGGATTGA
- a CDS encoding phage late control D family protein, producing the protein MQPVFRLVADGKDITELINDRLLSLRTSDKPGMESDEFELRIDDRDGAVTLPARGALIEVHLGYAGQVLTRLGRYTVDEIELSGPPDSIVIRGKASDMRGTGKSIRSGSWEDVPLQQIVRDIAARNGWQPLCPVSTRVPRVDQLNESDFNFITRLARQYDCTAKIGDGKLLVLSRQAGRSASGQALGVVTLNRSDVSRWQIRLADKGTHKAVQTRHQDPKSGGLKIIDLANDDSPAGLQPVHSDRHLYPNKAAAEQAAKARLAAFNRSTASVRLEMAGRTDLFAERLILAQGFKDGLDGEYLIESVEHSFSANGWGTTVDCNGGSQGKAKAKGKKAKSRPGLKTIQLHPI; encoded by the coding sequence ATGCAGCCAGTGTTTCGCCTTGTTGCCGATGGCAAGGACATTACCGAACTGATCAACGATCGCTTGCTGTCATTGCGTACCTCGGACAAGCCTGGAATGGAGTCCGACGAGTTCGAACTGCGCATTGACGATCGCGACGGCGCTGTGACCCTGCCTGCCAGGGGGGCGCTGATCGAAGTGCACCTGGGCTACGCCGGCCAGGTCTTGACGCGCCTGGGGCGCTACACCGTGGATGAGATTGAATTGTCCGGTCCGCCCGACAGTATCGTCATCCGTGGCAAGGCCAGCGACATGCGTGGTACTGGCAAGAGTATCCGCAGCGGTAGCTGGGAGGACGTGCCGTTGCAGCAGATCGTCAGGGACATTGCCGCGCGCAACGGCTGGCAACCGCTCTGCCCGGTGAGCACACGGGTGCCACGGGTCGACCAGTTAAACGAGTCGGATTTCAACTTCATTACCCGCCTGGCCAGGCAGTACGACTGCACGGCCAAGATCGGCGACGGCAAGTTGCTGGTGCTGTCGCGTCAGGCCGGGCGCAGCGCCAGTGGGCAGGCCCTGGGGGTCGTTACCCTCAACCGCAGCGATGTGAGCCGCTGGCAGATTCGTCTGGCGGACAAAGGCACGCACAAGGCTGTGCAAACCCGACATCAGGACCCCAAAAGCGGCGGGCTGAAGATTATCGACCTGGCCAATGACGACTCGCCGGCCGGGCTGCAGCCGGTACACAGCGACCGTCATCTCTACCCCAACAAAGCTGCTGCCGAGCAGGCTGCCAAGGCGCGCCTGGCGGCGTTCAACCGCAGTACTGCCAGCGTGCGACTGGAAATGGCCGGACGCACCGATCTGTTTGCCGAGCGCCTGATTCTTGCCCAGGGCTTCAAGGACGGGCTGGACGGCGAGTACCTGATCGAGTCGGTCGAGCACAGCTTCAGCGCCAATGGCTGGGGAACCACGGTCGACTGCAACGGTGGCAGCCAAGGCAAAGCCAAAGCCAAGGGCAAGAAAGCCAAAAGCAGGCCGGGTCTGAAGACGATTCAGTTGCACCCCATTTGA
- a CDS encoding glycoside hydrolase family 19 protein — protein MTLEQLAAVFPNARLNAGVFLPALNLAMARWDIDTPRRMAAFLAQIGHESGQLRYVKELGNDRYLARYDTGSLALRLGNTPEADGDGQLYCGRGLIQVTGRNNYRACSMALFADERLLKQPQLLEQPQWAAESAAWFWHSRGLNQLADLGEFNRITRHINGGLNGLEDRLKLWARAREVLC, from the coding sequence ATGACGCTGGAGCAACTTGCTGCCGTGTTCCCCAACGCCCGCCTGAATGCGGGCGTTTTTCTACCTGCCTTGAACCTGGCCATGGCCCGCTGGGACATCGACACCCCACGGCGCATGGCCGCCTTCCTCGCCCAGATCGGCCACGAGTCCGGTCAGTTGCGCTACGTCAAGGAGCTGGGCAATGACCGCTACCTGGCACGTTACGACACCGGCAGCCTGGCCTTGCGTTTGGGCAACACCCCCGAAGCGGACGGTGATGGCCAGCTGTATTGCGGCCGCGGCCTGATCCAGGTCACCGGGCGCAACAACTACCGGGCTTGCAGCATGGCCCTGTTCGCTGACGAGCGTTTGCTCAAGCAGCCACAACTGCTCGAACAACCGCAATGGGCGGCCGAGTCGGCGGCCTGGTTCTGGCACTCGCGCGGCCTCAACCAACTGGCCGACCTGGGCGAGTTCAACCGCATCACCCGGCATATCAACGGCGGGCTCAACGGCCTTGAAGACCGCCTGAAACTCTGGGCGCGGGCCCGCGAGGTGCTGTGTTGA
- a CDS encoding lysis system i-spanin subunit Rz: MSRLQWGAVALLMLLACALTWQVQGWRMGHKLAEQAQQHGQEWQAQAEAAAAQLVAERLQRQGMAQRLAVSEQRHYQELLDAQQTQARLRDRLATADVRLSVLVERDAAGCAGLPAAPGTGGLDHGPVRARLDPAHARRIVAITDDGDRGLIALRACQAYVRGLMP; this comes from the coding sequence TTGAGCCGACTGCAATGGGGCGCTGTTGCATTGCTGATGTTGCTGGCCTGTGCACTGACCTGGCAGGTCCAGGGTTGGCGCATGGGGCACAAACTTGCGGAGCAAGCGCAACAGCACGGACAGGAGTGGCAGGCACAGGCCGAAGCCGCTGCCGCGCAACTGGTCGCCGAACGCCTGCAACGCCAAGGAATGGCGCAGCGGCTGGCGGTCAGTGAGCAACGACATTATCAGGAGCTACTCGATGCCCAACAGACTCAGGCACGCCTGCGTGATCGCCTGGCTACTGCTGACGTGCGGCTGTCAGTCCTGGTCGAGCGCGACGCCGCCGGTTGTGCCGGCCTGCCTGCCGCCCCCGGCACCGGCGGCCTGGATCATGGCCCCGTACGCGCCCGACTTGACCCGGCGCATGCTCGACGAATTGTCGCCATCACCGACGACGGCGACCGTGGACTGATCGCCTTGCGCGCGTGCCAGGCCTACGTGCGCGGGCTGATGCCCTGA
- a CDS encoding colicin-like pore-forming protein: protein MGEKNIIVDRGIPPGGGSGASAGNVFGGFWGSGNIGSVIGSVTVSIDGVSRPTGPAFNAAIVFNSTIVESVLSGYGWPSIDAYYDLGMSVWGILPYQILEVRDEVHGSFVRKERALPAELDAEQRAAEAAAGSNAALSPGQRLERSIGIVKAMMAKRDELIKFNRLRLSTSPGSELIERNIDKMVAELKKLDDEQIPPAIDQVLDVMSAGLSLHVDLTANAMLQEKLDKLQAQAREVAEQEAYKSAVSFASDVGKEVASRFGAQMAKAADELKKDITGKTVKSYDQAMQAFEKLARNPGFKMNQKDTAAIAQALNALDVATYADNAMRLGKAFGVTGKAVQATTLAQKAASGFSTGEWKPFFLELESIAVGALVGAAAGAVLGAGLALVLAPGLAAGAGIIASGVILAAVSSYIDAQAMESFNQMVLNAVAS from the coding sequence ATGGGTGAAAAAAATATCATCGTCGACCGTGGCATTCCCCCAGGCGGCGGTAGCGGTGCTTCCGCTGGCAATGTCTTCGGCGGCTTCTGGGGCAGCGGCAACATCGGTAGCGTGATCGGTTCGGTGACGGTGTCGATCGATGGCGTCAGCAGGCCCACGGGCCCTGCGTTCAATGCGGCAATCGTGTTCAACTCCACGATCGTCGAATCCGTGCTGTCGGGTTACGGTTGGCCGAGTATCGATGCCTACTACGACCTGGGCATGAGTGTCTGGGGCATTCTGCCTTATCAGATCCTCGAGGTGCGTGACGAGGTTCACGGCAGCTTCGTGCGCAAGGAGCGCGCCCTGCCGGCAGAGCTCGATGCCGAACAACGCGCCGCCGAAGCCGCTGCCGGCAGCAATGCGGCCCTGAGCCCGGGGCAACGCCTGGAGCGCTCTATCGGTATCGTCAAAGCGATGATGGCCAAGCGCGACGAGCTGATCAAATTCAATCGTCTGCGCCTGTCCACCTCGCCGGGCAGCGAGCTGATCGAGCGCAACATCGACAAAATGGTCGCCGAGTTGAAAAAACTCGACGACGAGCAGATCCCGCCTGCTATCGATCAGGTCCTGGATGTCATGAGCGCAGGCTTGAGCCTGCACGTGGACCTGACTGCCAACGCGATGCTCCAGGAGAAACTCGACAAGCTGCAGGCCCAAGCCCGGGAAGTGGCGGAGCAGGAGGCGTACAAAAGCGCAGTTAGCTTCGCCAGTGATGTCGGCAAGGAGGTCGCCAGCCGTTTCGGAGCGCAGATGGCCAAGGCTGCCGACGAGCTGAAGAAGGACATCACCGGCAAGACGGTCAAGAGCTACGACCAGGCCATGCAGGCGTTTGAAAAGCTTGCGCGCAACCCGGGCTTCAAGATGAACCAGAAGGACACTGCCGCCATCGCTCAGGCCCTCAATGCCCTGGATGTGGCAACCTATGCCGACAACGCCATGCGGTTGGGCAAGGCGTTTGGTGTAACGGGCAAGGCTGTGCAGGCAACGACCCTGGCACAGAAGGCGGCCAGTGGTTTCAGCACCGGTGAATGGAAGCCGTTCTTTCTGGAGCTGGAAAGCATTGCCGTGGGCGCTCTGGTAGGCGCTGCCGCCGGCGCCGTACTGGGTGCCGGCCTGGCGCTGGTGCTGGCACCTGGTTTGGCCGCAGGTGCGGGTATCATTGCCTCCGGGGTGATTCTGGCTGCCGTGTCGTCCTACATCGACGCCCAGGCAATGGAGTCGTTCAACCAGATGGTGCTCAATGCAGTAGCATCCTGA
- a CDS encoding CinA family protein, with the protein MDPITVLSARLGEHLRRFNAQVTTAESCTGGGIAEAITRIPGSSAWFEAGYVTYSNRQKTCQLAVPEALFMQVGAVSQDVVEAMVRGAQAASGARFAVAVSGVAGPDGGSPAKPVGTVWLAWADGSHVSSERRHFEGDRDAVRRQTVIAALEGLLQLGAE; encoded by the coding sequence ATGGACCCGATTACTGTACTGTCCGCCCGCCTGGGGGAACACCTGCGCCGTTTCAATGCCCAGGTGACTACCGCCGAGTCCTGCACCGGCGGCGGTATTGCCGAGGCCATCACACGGATCCCGGGCAGCTCGGCCTGGTTCGAGGCCGGTTATGTGACCTATTCCAACCGCCAGAAGACCTGTCAGTTGGCGGTGCCCGAGGCGCTGTTCATGCAGGTCGGGGCGGTCAGCCAGGACGTGGTCGAGGCCATGGTGCGGGGCGCCCAGGCTGCCAGCGGCGCGCGTTTTGCCGTAGCGGTCAGCGGCGTGGCCGGGCCCGATGGCGGCTCACCGGCAAAACCGGTGGGCACTGTTTGGCTGGCCTGGGCCGATGGCAGCCACGTCAGCAGCGAGCGCCGGCACTTCGAGGGTGACCGTGACGCGGTGCGCCGACAAACGGTAATCGCCGCGCTAGAGGGCTTGTTACAGCTTGGCGCAGAGTAA